One Bacillus sp. 1780r2a1 DNA segment encodes these proteins:
- a CDS encoding alkaline phosphatase, whose protein sequence is MKKKLLGATLAGAVALGSFGLGNALMETEAKGPKQQEKKPKNVIMMVTDGTSSSTTTLARWYKGAPLHMDQLMAGGVRAYSAESAITDSAPAGTALATGNKSNSGYVGVLPSLVTTPGVEQIKEEDKYRPVANVLEGAKLSGKATGIVATSEIQHATPAGFSAHHHDRNNFDVLGEQQVYQGIDVVLGGGKQSLVTGEGSKNRKDGENLVEVIDEKGYDFVENRDELLKSKSDKIWGSFSDSALAYEMDRKQTKPQEPTISEMTDKALTTLSKDKDGFFLFVEGSKPDWAAHANDPVGMVSDVLAFDNAVGKAVEFAKKDKNTMVIVVSDHGNSGISIGSKNTDKNYDTTPVSAYIDPLKKAKMTLEGAMSSLNKDLSNKEEVAALYGLDNLTDDEKKQLDAAKDKNAIGVTLSKLLANRANLGFTTGGHTGEDMFLYSYGVDRPVGHYDNTDLAKHMAKAMNFDLDKLTDELFIEATKAFKGANVTVNKQDPQNPVLVVKSNKRTVEFPVNKNIAIVDGKEIEMNSVVVQDKNGRFFVSKQAEDIVKKGK, encoded by the coding sequence ATGAAAAAGAAATTATTAGGGGCAACGCTTGCTGGTGCTGTAGCACTCGGTTCTTTTGGATTAGGAAATGCATTAATGGAAACTGAAGCGAAGGGGCCAAAACAGCAGGAGAAAAAACCAAAAAACGTTATTATGATGGTAACGGACGGAACAAGCTCAAGCACAACAACATTAGCAAGATGGTATAAAGGTGCACCTCTACATATGGATCAGTTAATGGCTGGAGGGGTTCGCGCTTATTCAGCTGAATCAGCAATTACGGATTCAGCACCAGCAGGAACAGCATTGGCTACTGGTAATAAATCTAACTCTGGATATGTAGGAGTGCTTCCTTCACTTGTCACAACACCTGGTGTTGAACAAATAAAAGAAGAAGACAAGTACCGCCCAGTAGCAAATGTTCTAGAAGGAGCAAAGCTATCTGGAAAAGCAACAGGAATTGTAGCAACTTCTGAAATTCAACACGCAACGCCAGCTGGTTTTTCAGCCCATCATCACGATCGTAATAACTTTGATGTACTAGGTGAGCAGCAAGTATACCAAGGCATAGACGTTGTACTCGGTGGTGGTAAGCAATCACTTGTCACAGGAGAAGGTAGTAAAAATCGTAAAGACGGTGAAAACTTAGTTGAAGTAATTGACGAAAAGGGCTATGATTTTGTAGAAAATCGCGATGAGTTATTAAAATCAAAATCAGATAAAATTTGGGGTTCATTCTCAGATTCAGCGCTTGCTTACGAAATGGACCGTAAACAAACAAAGCCTCAAGAGCCGACAATTTCAGAAATGACGGATAAAGCACTTACTACGCTTTCAAAGGACAAGGATGGATTTTTCTTATTCGTTGAAGGCAGTAAGCCAGACTGGGCGGCACATGCAAACGATCCTGTTGGAATGGTAAGCGACGTGTTAGCTTTTGATAACGCAGTAGGGAAAGCAGTCGAGTTTGCGAAAAAAGATAAAAATACAATGGTTATTGTTGTATCAGATCACGGTAATAGCGGTATTTCAATCGGAAGTAAAAATACAGATAAAAACTATGATACAACGCCTGTTTCAGCGTACATTGACCCGTTGAAAAAAGCGAAAATGACGTTAGAAGGTGCAATGAGCTCTCTAAATAAAGACTTATCAAACAAAGAAGAAGTGGCTGCTTTATACGGTCTAGACAACTTAACGGATGATGAAAAGAAACAGTTAGATGCAGCGAAAGATAAAAATGCAATTGGAGTAACATTATCTAAACTGCTGGCAAATCGTGCAAACCTAGGCTTTACGACAGGTGGTCATACGGGTGAAGACATGTTCTTGTATTCATACGGAGTAGATCGTCCTGTGGGGCATTACGATAATACTGATCTTGCTAAGCATATGGCAAAAGCAATGAATTTCGACTTAGATAAACTAACAGATGAGCTGTTTATTGAAGCTACAAAAGCATTTAAAGGTGCTAACGTAACAGTAAATAAACAAGATCCACAAAACCCTGTATTAGTTGTAAAATCAAACAAGCGTACGGTAGAGTTTCCTGTTAACAAAAATATTGCGATTGTGGATGGGAAAGAAATTGAAATGAATAGCGTGGTCGTGCAAGATAAAAACGGTCGCTTCTTCGTATCAAAACAAGCAGAAGATATTGTGAAAAAAGGGAAATAA
- the phaQ gene encoding poly-beta-hydroxybutyrate-responsive repressor, with translation MSGAPKNFMIPFLLLSLRGWNLHGYKLIQQLMSFGFTSVDQGNVYRTLRQLEKDNLITSQWDTSAEGPARRIYSLTEAGEQYLTMWASSLEQYQNMLDSFFSMYTDMFFPFSSSTKKDENQK, from the coding sequence ATTAGTGGTGCACCAAAAAACTTTATGATTCCTTTTTTATTACTGAGCCTTCGGGGTTGGAATTTACATGGTTATAAGCTAATTCAGCAGCTGATGAGTTTCGGCTTTACATCAGTCGATCAAGGGAACGTATATCGTACCTTAAGACAGCTTGAAAAAGATAATCTCATTACTTCACAGTGGGATACATCTGCTGAAGGGCCAGCTCGACGTATCTATTCGTTAACGGAAGCTGGCGAGCAATACTTAACGATGTGGGCTTCATCATTAGAGCAATATCAAAATATGCTGGATTCATTCTTTTCTATGTATACTGACATGTTTTTCCCATTCAGCTCAAGTACAAAAAAAGATGAGAATCAAAAGTAA
- the phaR gene encoding polyhydroxyalkanoic acid synthase subunit PhaR, protein MEQQKMLDPFQAWKDVYDKTESYWGKVIGDNMNREEFSQMMGNVLNMNLQYQQAINEVTGRYFQQVNIPTKEDVANVATLVINVEEKVEALEDRFDDLEDKQDSPAFKREVTKLKSDVKSLDKKLDKVLSLLEEQQDTQTVLQELIQEQIKEQGEQLKAELLDQVKAEKQSEQQAQK, encoded by the coding sequence TTGGAACAGCAAAAGATGTTAGATCCGTTTCAAGCATGGAAAGACGTATATGACAAAACTGAATCTTACTGGGGAAAAGTGATTGGAGACAACATGAACAGAGAAGAGTTCTCTCAAATGATGGGAAACGTTCTGAACATGAACCTTCAGTATCAACAAGCTATTAACGAAGTAACAGGGCGCTATTTCCAACAAGTAAACATTCCAACAAAAGAAGACGTAGCAAACGTAGCTACACTTGTCATTAACGTAGAGGAAAAAGTAGAGGCGTTAGAAGATCGTTTCGATGATCTTGAAGACAAGCAAGATAGCCCAGCTTTCAAGCGTGAAGTAACTAAGCTGAAGTCAGATGTGAAGTCATTAGACAAAAAGCTAGATAAGGTATTATCACTGCTTGAAGAGCAGCAAGACACGCAAACCGTGCTTCAAGAGTTAATTCAAGAACAAATTAAAGAACAAGGTGAACAGCTAAAAGCAGAGCTTTTAGACCAAGTAAAAGCAGAGAAACAAAGTGAGCAACAGGCTCAAAAGTAA
- the phaP gene encoding polyhydroxyalkanoic acid inclusion protein PhaP: MATVKYETVIDAMWDQWTKGLENIAEGNKQVELWTLKTLEQQQEFVSKAVEQLQEVDKQWKAELENLQQRTVENLRRTAGNAVADSYEEWTNRMSEALSKLQSLSVNQSKTGYTMVKQAQEQYHQVITQLLEEQKKTREELQQVSDAYVEQVKSLQKSFAQSVDQYAVVK; the protein is encoded by the coding sequence ATGGCAACAGTAAAGTATGAAACAGTAATCGATGCAATGTGGGATCAATGGACAAAAGGACTAGAAAACATCGCTGAAGGAAATAAACAAGTTGAGCTATGGACGTTAAAAACTTTAGAGCAACAACAAGAGTTTGTGTCAAAAGCCGTTGAACAACTTCAAGAAGTTGATAAGCAATGGAAGGCTGAGCTTGAAAATCTTCAGCAAAGAACTGTTGAAAACTTACGCAGAACTGCAGGCAATGCAGTGGCAGACTCATACGAAGAGTGGACAAATCGTATGAGTGAAGCATTAAGCAAGCTACAATCATTATCTGTAAACCAAAGCAAAACTGGTTATACAATGGTGAAACAAGCTCAAGAGCAATACCACCAAGTTATTACACAGCTACTAGAAGAGCAAAAGAAAACGCGTGAAGAGCTTCAACAAGTATCTGATGCATACGTAGAGCAAGTAAAATCTCTACAAAAGTCATTTGCTCAATCAGTTGACCAATATGCAGTTGTAAAATAA
- a CDS encoding LytTR family DNA-binding domain-containing protein, with product MLEGATFVKVLIADDNIDSIEILEYFISQVPGFDLIGSCRDGEELIQQVMVQSPELILVDINMPSMSGLEAVKECLKIKPDLRFIFITGYDQFAVEAFELSALDYIVKPIEKQRLYVALERAKKTLAKQEKDNSTKSRAKRLPVKFNGSTYYIPINEIVFIEKSGKKCLIFTQLRTYETYENISDIYMYLDPNVFSQTHRSYIVNLEKVSHITPRNETYLVYFLNFDEYAHISKLKIQEVQKQLHDLMVN from the coding sequence ATGTTAGAAGGAGCGACGTTTGTGAAAGTATTAATTGCAGATGATAATATAGATTCAATTGAAATCTTAGAATATTTTATTTCTCAGGTACCTGGCTTTGATCTCATTGGCTCTTGCAGGGATGGTGAAGAGTTAATTCAGCAAGTAATGGTACAAAGTCCAGAGCTTATTTTGGTAGATATTAATATGCCGAGCATGAGCGGATTAGAAGCTGTGAAAGAATGTTTGAAGATTAAACCAGATTTACGCTTTATCTTTATAACAGGGTATGATCAGTTTGCGGTTGAAGCTTTCGAATTATCTGCTCTTGACTATATTGTTAAACCGATTGAAAAGCAACGGTTATATGTAGCATTAGAGCGCGCTAAAAAAACGCTTGCTAAACAAGAAAAAGACAATTCAACTAAATCAAGAGCAAAGCGATTACCTGTTAAATTTAACGGATCTACTTACTATATACCAATTAACGAGATTGTTTTTATTGAAAAATCAGGAAAGAAATGTTTAATATTCACACAGTTGAGAACATATGAAACATATGAAAACATCAGTGATATTTATATGTATTTAGATCCAAACGTTTTTAGCCAAACGCATCGATCTTATATTGTTAATCTGGAAAAGGTCTCTCATATTACTCCTAGAAATGAAACGTACCTAGTCTACTTTTTGAATTTTGATGAATATGCTCATATCTCGAAATTGAAAATTCAAGAAGTGCAAAAGCAGCTCCATGATCTAATGGTCAATTAA
- a CDS encoding alpha/beta-type small acid-soluble spore protein encodes MAKSNKLLVPGVGQFLDQYKAEIAQEFGVTLGSDTVARSNGSVGGEITKRLVQQAQAHLSGQHK; translated from the coding sequence ATGGCTAAATCAAATAAATTGTTAGTTCCTGGCGTGGGACAATTTTTAGATCAATACAAAGCAGAAATTGCTCAAGAGTTTGGAGTAACGTTAGGTTCTGATACGGTTGCTCGTAGCAACGGATCAGTTGGTGGCGAAATTACAAAACGTCTAGTACAACAAGCTCAAGCTCATTTAAGCGGGCAACACAAATAA
- a CDS encoding spore germination protein, with the protein MFKSLFKKRNADQQPQKTLDEIIEQFSKSSDFTTLAIGAQHKKYVITYFKQLVQMQSVEDKIIKPIQLIDFTLTNVNEVENVLPIEDISITKDTQEILEKMLRGYVMFQLHTNDREVALIKVQSFDTGFRTENETENEFSVVGPKLGFVEDLDVNLYLMRKTLISEHLVFKEITVGQKSKTRVVIVYLENVTNPQHVDTMTQRLESLDFDVIFDSTMLEQLISDNSNTPFPLFLTTERVDRVLFTLLNGQVAFFSSGSPYAVTGPSTLLDFFISPEDYYLPWVLGSFFRLIRMFGVFFSIFATPLYVAVVTYHYEMLPKDLLGPIIFSRTNVPFPPVVEVLFLEITIELLREAGARLPSKVGQTLGIVGGIVIGQATVEAALTSNVLLIIVSLTALASFTTPIFKMSNTIRLLRFPFVLFAALYGLVGIIFGFCYLIVHLLRLQSLGMPYLVPVYPFRAKSQRDTFLRLPYSKTAKRPGYLRPLSWFRYNPEKSKKKQNLDRE; encoded by the coding sequence ATGTTCAAGAGTTTATTTAAAAAGAGAAATGCTGATCAACAACCACAGAAAACTCTGGATGAAATTATTGAGCAATTTAGTAAATCCAGTGATTTTACAACGCTCGCTATTGGAGCTCAGCATAAGAAATACGTCATTACGTACTTTAAACAGCTCGTCCAGATGCAAAGCGTTGAAGATAAAATTATAAAGCCTATTCAGCTCATTGACTTTACGTTAACAAACGTCAACGAAGTCGAAAACGTATTACCGATTGAAGATATCTCTATCACTAAAGATACTCAAGAAATTTTAGAAAAAATGCTTCGCGGATACGTTATGTTTCAACTTCATACAAACGACAGAGAAGTTGCTTTAATTAAGGTTCAAAGTTTTGATACAGGATTTCGCACAGAGAATGAAACTGAAAATGAATTTAGCGTCGTAGGTCCAAAGCTCGGATTTGTAGAAGATCTTGATGTTAATTTATATCTCATGCGAAAAACCTTGATTTCTGAACATTTAGTGTTCAAAGAGATTACGGTCGGGCAAAAGTCCAAAACACGGGTAGTAATTGTTTACCTAGAAAACGTAACGAATCCCCAGCACGTGGATACCATGACACAGCGTTTAGAATCTCTTGACTTTGACGTAATCTTTGACAGCACCATGCTCGAGCAGCTCATTTCAGATAATTCAAATACACCATTTCCTTTGTTTCTAACAACCGAGAGAGTAGACCGCGTATTGTTTACCTTGCTAAATGGCCAAGTGGCCTTTTTCTCAAGCGGTTCTCCTTACGCAGTGACGGGACCATCCACGCTGCTTGATTTTTTTATTTCACCTGAAGACTATTATTTACCGTGGGTGCTAGGCTCATTCTTTCGCTTAATTCGAATGTTTGGCGTATTCTTTTCTATCTTTGCAACGCCGCTATATGTTGCCGTTGTTACCTATCATTATGAAATGTTGCCAAAGGATTTACTGGGACCGATTATTTTTTCACGAACGAATGTCCCTTTCCCCCCTGTGGTAGAAGTATTATTTTTAGAAATTACTATTGAACTGCTTAGAGAAGCAGGAGCAAGACTACCTTCTAAGGTTGGTCAAACGCTTGGGATTGTTGGGGGAATTGTTATTGGGCAAGCAACCGTTGAAGCTGCTTTAACGAGTAACGTCTTACTCATCATTGTTTCTTTAACTGCACTCGCATCGTTTACAACCCCAATTTTTAAAATGTCTAATACGATTCGACTTTTGCGCTTCCCTTTTGTACTGTTTGCAGCCTTGTATGGACTTGTCGGTATTATTTTTGGCTTTTGTTACCTAATTGTTCACCTACTTCGTTTACAGTCTCTTGGTATGCCTTATTTGGTTCCCGTCTATCCATTTCGAGCAAAAAGCCAACGTGATACGTTCCTTAGACTTCCATATAGCAAAACAGCAAAGCGCCCTGGATACTTAAGACCTTTAAGCTGGTTCCGCTACAATCCTGAAAAATCAAAAAAGAAACAAAATCTAGACCGAGAGTAA
- a CDS encoding PAS domain S-box protein: protein MTLEGNYNLFTVLLAIVVGILSAYTALDLIERSSSSPRPQKKWVLMSALSFGLGVWAVQVIGLLSYYTPITFQINMWILIASLLVAFLGSLLSSWLYMIKKMSIISGILIGITLLMTHYILLFSLKSNIALQVQPWASLLSATISFVLGAYIVHAWFYVKTLEQNQMMKVMSSIVTGCGLAAMHYIHLAGYSLKEGTFIIRRWGQFLPYQEPFAGLVASVTLTILILFLLIAAYKKHAESHTNMIKEASYRSLFNYNPDIVCSISVNGFINVMNTKGKDVTGYAMHEMEHLPFLMLFPPDDAERIQHFFQQSLDGTSVHYDATLIKQNGENIYVEVTQMPIIVNGESHGIYVILKDITERKVAQEALCTLQSELALTMNQHDGVIFKLKKVNGKFLYTMSEGKLKKGFGLDTDEMVGKAIDMFLEGKQLQEKHNLYEKVWNGQALSYEGFFRGIPYYETLTPVIKGDQVVEIIGNMIDITNLHRAQVQLERSEAMYRSVLSTMTEGVVFHNCEGDIVAANEHAASILGMSYDEFYQINTMNLAWRMIHPNGEIFQKEDIPSVRCLKTGKAVENVVMGIWVTPHKLIWLSINAQRLSDNEYHEGVVVTFKDITKQRQQEVELLQINKRLVVAKEEAEKANQTKTEFLSKVSHELRTPLNSIMGYTQILGDQELPPIQTGHVQKIMRASQHLLNLINETMDLSKIEGGHVSLNMESLPVQQVLEEAYKTMHPIALEHNMNLTLLQQQPDVYVYGDNLRLQQILLNLLTNAVRYSKPYGSIKLAFKSDEHVVTIYVEDEGIGISSSEIQDIFKPFYRSKSVMIDGTGIGLSLVKQLVLIMDGTYGVESVEGIGSTFWVQFPVVKASDKSPSIKEKSVLQSIASIEKASVLYIEDYDENIELMQSVLAPYNNVELFIAKNGRQGIEAIQTIHPKVILLDMNLPDISGEEVVKVIKSQDQLKDIPVIAVTANALQGDVEKAVSMGIEEYITKPIHIETFLHKLARILNVKK from the coding sequence ATGACTCTGGAAGGGAATTACAATTTATTTACCGTTTTGCTGGCAATAGTAGTAGGCATTTTATCTGCCTATACAGCCTTAGATTTAATTGAGAGAAGCAGTAGCTCACCACGTCCTCAAAAAAAATGGGTATTGATGTCAGCTTTGTCCTTTGGGTTAGGTGTGTGGGCGGTACAAGTTATTGGCTTACTCTCTTACTATACGCCTATCACGTTTCAAATTAATATGTGGATATTAATTGCTTCATTATTAGTAGCCTTTCTAGGAAGCTTATTATCCTCTTGGTTATACATGATAAAAAAAATGTCCATCATTTCAGGTATATTAATCGGCATAACACTTTTGATGACGCACTATATACTTCTTTTTTCATTAAAAAGCAACATAGCACTTCAAGTTCAACCATGGGCCAGCTTGCTCAGTGCCACTATTTCATTTGTGCTAGGTGCGTATATTGTTCATGCTTGGTTTTATGTGAAAACGTTGGAACAAAACCAAATGATGAAGGTAATGAGCTCAATCGTTACGGGCTGTGGACTTGCAGCTATGCATTACATTCACTTAGCGGGTTATTCATTAAAGGAAGGTACGTTTATTATTAGGCGATGGGGGCAGTTTTTGCCATACCAAGAACCGTTTGCCGGGTTGGTGGCAAGTGTTACCCTTACAATTCTTATTTTATTTTTGTTAATTGCAGCTTATAAAAAACATGCTGAGTCGCACACAAATATGATAAAAGAAGCATCGTACCGTTCACTATTTAACTATAATCCAGATATCGTATGCTCTATTAGTGTTAATGGATTTATTAACGTAATGAACACAAAGGGAAAAGACGTCACTGGGTATGCTATGCATGAAATGGAACACTTACCTTTTCTGATGCTTTTTCCACCTGATGATGCAGAGCGAATTCAACACTTTTTTCAACAATCGCTCGATGGAACGTCTGTTCATTATGACGCAACGTTGATTAAGCAAAATGGAGAAAATATTTATGTAGAAGTTACTCAAATGCCCATTATCGTAAACGGTGAAAGCCACGGTATATATGTGATTTTAAAAGATATTACAGAAAGAAAAGTCGCTCAAGAAGCATTGTGTACTTTACAAAGTGAATTAGCATTAACAATGAACCAGCATGATGGGGTCATTTTTAAGCTAAAAAAAGTAAATGGTAAGTTTCTATATACCATGTCTGAAGGAAAATTGAAAAAGGGATTCGGCTTGGATACTGATGAGATGGTAGGCAAAGCAATAGACATGTTTTTAGAGGGAAAACAGCTACAAGAAAAGCATAACCTATATGAAAAAGTATGGAATGGCCAGGCACTATCATATGAAGGATTTTTCAGAGGGATTCCGTATTATGAAACACTCACACCCGTTATAAAGGGCGATCAAGTTGTTGAAATAATTGGTAACATGATTGATATTACCAATTTGCATCGTGCACAAGTACAGCTTGAAAGAAGTGAAGCTATGTATAGATCCGTGCTTTCTACTATGACAGAAGGAGTTGTGTTTCATAATTGTGAGGGAGATATTGTTGCGGCGAATGAACATGCAGCAAGTATCTTAGGGATGAGTTATGATGAATTTTATCAAATAAACACAATGAATTTAGCATGGAGAATGATTCACCCAAATGGTGAAATCTTTCAAAAGGAGGATATTCCATCTGTACGATGTTTAAAAACTGGAAAGGCAGTTGAAAACGTTGTAATGGGAATATGGGTGACACCTCATAAGCTTATTTGGCTTTCAATTAATGCGCAGCGTTTGTCTGATAATGAATACCATGAGGGCGTTGTAGTAACATTTAAAGATATTACTAAGCAGCGACAGCAAGAAGTAGAACTGTTGCAAATAAATAAGCGATTGGTGGTTGCAAAAGAAGAAGCGGAAAAAGCCAACCAAACTAAAACCGAATTTTTGTCAAAAGTGAGTCATGAGCTAAGAACACCCCTCAATAGTATTATGGGCTATACGCAAATTTTAGGTGATCAGGAATTGCCTCCTATACAAACAGGGCATGTTCAAAAAATTATGAGGGCAAGTCAGCATTTGTTAAATTTAATTAATGAAACAATGGACTTGTCTAAAATTGAAGGTGGGCACGTTTCATTAAATATGGAGTCGCTACCTGTTCAGCAGGTATTAGAAGAGGCTTATAAAACAATGCATCCTATTGCCTTAGAGCATAATATGAACCTGACGCTTTTACAACAGCAGCCAGATGTATACGTGTATGGAGATAATCTGCGCTTACAGCAAATCCTGCTTAATTTGCTCACTAACGCAGTTCGCTATTCTAAGCCTTATGGGAGTATTAAATTGGCTTTCAAGTCTGATGAGCATGTTGTAACGATTTATGTAGAAGATGAAGGCATCGGCATTTCATCATCAGAAATTCAAGATATTTTCAAACCTTTTTATCGCTCCAAATCTGTTATGATTGACGGAACAGGTATCGGCTTATCACTAGTTAAACAACTGGTGCTAATTATGGACGGAACATATGGAGTAGAAAGTGTAGAAGGAATAGGTAGTACGTTTTGGGTTCAATTTCCCGTTGTAAAAGCTTCTGACAAGAGCCCTTCAATAAAAGAGAAGTCAGTGTTACAAAGCATAGCTTCCATAGAGAAGGCTAGCGTGCTGTATATCGAAGATTACGATGAGAATATTGAACTCATGCAGTCAGTACTAGCTCCTTATAACAACGTTGAGCTATTTATTGCAAAAAATGGACGTCAAGGAATTGAAGCTATCCAAACGATACATCCAAAGGTAATTTTACTTGATATGAACTTACCAGATATATCAGGTGAAGAAGTAGTAAAAGTAATCAAAAGCCAAGATCAGTTAAAAGACATACCTGTGATCGCAGTTACCGCTAATGCCCTACAGGGTGATGTTGAAAAAGCAGTAAGTATGGGGATTGAAGAGTATATTACCAAACCTATTCATATTGAGACATTTTTACACAAGTTAGCACGTATACTGAATGTAAAGAAATAA
- a CDS encoding TerC family protein yields MDASLLLEYGWVLLVLIALEGILAADNALVMAIMVKHLPEEQRKKALFYGLAGAFIFRFGSLFAISFLVDVWQVQAIGAVYLLFIAINHLVKRYLKKSKHDETVTKEKKGSGFWMTVLKVELADIAFAVDSILAAVALAVTLPNTPLPKIGGLDGGQFAVIFAGGLIGLIIMRFAATWFVKLLNQRPGLETAAFLIVGWVGVKLAVYTLAHPELAIIDEHFPESKGWKLFFWIVLIAIAVGGWFLSKGKNQSEIEGSDDAQDALKKVDHQ; encoded by the coding sequence ATGGATGCATCATTGTTATTAGAATATGGGTGGGTGCTGCTTGTTCTCATCGCCTTAGAAGGAATTTTAGCTGCTGATAATGCGCTTGTAATGGCGATTATGGTAAAGCACTTACCGGAAGAGCAGCGTAAAAAAGCATTGTTTTACGGGTTAGCGGGAGCATTTATTTTCCGCTTTGGTTCACTATTTGCAATCTCATTCTTAGTAGATGTTTGGCAAGTGCAGGCAATCGGAGCAGTGTACTTATTGTTTATTGCAATAAATCATCTCGTAAAACGCTATTTGAAAAAGTCAAAACATGATGAAACAGTTACAAAGGAAAAAAAGGGTTCAGGTTTTTGGATGACTGTTTTAAAAGTAGAGTTAGCAGACATTGCGTTTGCAGTTGATTCAATTCTTGCAGCGGTTGCTCTAGCCGTCACGCTTCCTAATACGCCACTACCTAAAATTGGTGGATTAGATGGTGGACAGTTCGCCGTTATTTTTGCAGGTGGATTAATTGGATTAATCATTATGCGTTTTGCAGCAACGTGGTTTGTGAAATTATTAAATCAACGACCAGGCTTAGAAACAGCTGCTTTCTTAATTGTTGGTTGGGTAGGGGTCAAATTAGCAGTCTATACGCTTGCTCACCCTGAATTAGCAATTATTGATGAGCATTTCCCAGAATCAAAAGGATGGAAGCTTTTCTTCTGGATCGTACTAATTGCAATTGCTGTTGGCGGTTGGTTCTTATCCAAGGGTAAAAACCAGAGTGAAATTGAAGGTTCAGATGATGCACAGGATGCGTTGAAAAAAGTAGATCATCAATAA
- a CDS encoding 3-oxoacyl-ACP reductase, with protein MTELQGKVAIVTGGSKGIGAAITRELASQGVKVAVNYNSSKESAEAIVNEIRENGGSAIAIQADVSYADQAKHLVEETKAAFGQLDILVNNAGITRDRSFKKLGEEDWKKVIDVNLHSVYNTTSAALGDLVEAEAGRIINISSIIGQAGGFGQTNYAAAKAGMVGFTKSLALELAKTNVTVNAICPGFIETEMVMAIPEEVRANIVAKIPKRRFGQVNEIARGVVYLVKDGAYITGQQLNINGGLYM; from the coding sequence ATGACAGAATTACAAGGTAAAGTAGCAATCGTAACAGGTGGCTCTAAAGGAATTGGAGCGGCTATTACACGTGAATTAGCATCACAAGGTGTTAAGGTAGCTGTAAACTATAACAGTAGTAAAGAATCTGCAGAAGCTATTGTCAATGAAATTAGAGAAAATGGCGGTTCAGCAATTGCTATTCAAGCAGACGTATCATATGCAGATCAAGCTAAACACCTTGTTGAAGAAACAAAAGCAGCGTTTGGCCAGCTTGATATCTTAGTAAATAACGCTGGTATTACGCGCGACCGTTCTTTCAAAAAGCTTGGAGAAGAAGATTGGAAGAAAGTAATCGATGTTAATTTACATAGTGTGTATAACACAACTTCTGCTGCTTTAGGTGACTTAGTAGAAGCAGAAGCAGGCCGCATCATCAACATTTCATCTATTATCGGTCAAGCAGGTGGATTTGGACAAACAAACTACGCAGCTGCAAAAGCTGGTATGGTAGGCTTTACAAAGTCGCTGGCACTTGAGTTAGCAAAAACAAACGTAACGGTTAACGCTATTTGCCCTGGCTTTATTGAGACTGAAATGGTAATGGCAATTCCAGAAGAAGTACGTGCTAATATCGTTGCGAAAATTCCAAAGCGCCGCTTTGGTCAAGTAAACGAAATTGCACGTGGCGTTGTGTACTTAGTTAAAGACGGAGCTTATATTACAGGTCAACAACTAAACATTAACGGTGGCTTATACATGTAA